The DNA segment ATAATCATATTTATACAAGAGGGAATCCGCAATTGACTACACTGCAGTATCTCTTGTATAATTATCTCAATGAGGCACAAAGACTTGCCGAACAAATTAAAAATACATCAAATTTAAATGGTTTGAGCCAGATGGTGTCATCAATTTCGCCAAAAGGAATACGCATGACGATTACTGTTCTTGCAGCACTTCCAATCTTTATGGTGTACCCTTTTATGCAAAAATACTTTGTGAAAGGTATCATGGTTGGTGCGGTTAAGGGCTAGGTGCCTCAAAAAAATTTTGATGAGAAGGAGTTTCAGAAAATGTATATTTTACCGAAACCGGCTGTAATTGAAGAAAAGGATGGGGCTTTTTTACTGAATTATACGGCATATCTGGTGCTTGACGATGAATGCTCCAGGAGAAATTGGCGGCAGACGCAGATGCTGGCGGAGAAGATAGAGGAATACACAGGGTTTTCGCTCCATCTGACAAAAGGCCAGTCGCGGAAAGGTGATATCCAAATTGGCATGTTGCACGAAGAAAATAATCCGGAGGGATATTATAAGCTGCTGATTGAAAAGGACCGGGTTCAGATTCTCGGGACGGAGGCAACGGTGCTTTATGGCATACAGACTCTGCTCCAGATCATTGAGCAAAGTGGTGCATTACTCCCATGTCTGGAAATCCAAGATTATCCGCAGCTTGCAAATCGTGGATTTTATCATGATGCCACCAGAGGCCGGGTGTCGAAGTTATCATACCTGAAGAAACTGGCTGACCAGATGATGCGTTATAAACTCAACCAGCTGCAGCTTTATATGGAGCATACATATCTGTTTCGTGATTTCAGTGAGGTCTGGAGAGATGATACACCATTGACACCGGAAGAGATTATGGAATTGGACGATTACTGCTATGATCGTGGAATAGAACTTGTTCCGTCCATCTCTACCTGTAGCCACTTGTATAAATTACTGCGCACAAAGCAGTGGCAGGATCTGTGTGAACTCGATAATCCTGATCAGGAGCGCTACACGGGATGGGGGAAACAGACGCATCACACTATAGACATTTCAAATAAAAAGAGTCTGGATCTGATCAAGAATATGATCAGCGAATATCGCCCACTTTTTAGAACAGAAAAGTTCAATATTTGTGCGGATGAGACGTTTGATCTCGGAAAAGGAAAAAGTAAAGAGTATTGCGATCAAATGGGCCTTGGAAAGGCTTATGTGGGATACGTAAAGAAACTTTGCGAACATGTCCTCTCACTTGGCTGCACACCTATGATGTGGGGGGATGTGATTCTGAATTATCCGGAAATGCTCAAGGAGTTCCCGACCGAGACTATTTTTCTAAACTGGGCTTATCACAGCAATGTGACAGATGAGAATACCAGGATATTTGGGGACAAGAACGTAAAATTTTATAATTGTCCTGGAGTCAGCGGATGGTGCAGGCTTTGCAACGATTATGAAGGTGCCTACGAGAATATCCGGCGTATGGCTGAATACGCGAAAGAAAATCATGCGATCGGACTCTTGAATACGGACTGGGGTGATTATTACCATACAGTTCACCCGGAATTTTCACTGATTGGGATGATCTATGGTGCACAGTTTTCATGGTGTGAAAATAAAACCAGAGAAGAATTAAATAAAGAGATATCCAGTCTTGAATTTGGGATTTCTGACAGAAATTTGCCTGAGCTTTTGACGGAGATCAATAAGAATGCGCTTTTTCAGTGGAATGAACTTTGCATATACCAGGAAAATGCATATGATCCATCGAATCTGGCTTTGGCGAAAGATGCAAGAGAGAGGATTTTGAAAAAATCGGTTGAACCCAAACAGTTTAACCATGCACAGGAACGTCTGCTGGAGATTAAGAGACAGCTTTCAAGGATTATGGCAGAGGTAAAGCCTGAGCATAGACAATTACTGGCGGCCTATGAGATTGCAGTGGATGGATGCAGATATCTAAACCAGCTTGGCAATTCTATTCAGATACGAGAAGATTTAAAAAATGAGGAAACAGATAGTGAAATAACTAAGAAGGATCGTGAGAACTTAAAAGTTAAAGATCAAGAACTGGCTACAGAGTTGGAACAGTGGTTCTATTATTATAAAAGGTTGTGGAGAAGTGTCAGCGAAGAATCGGAATTATCCAGAATTCAGGCCATTATGGATGAGTATTGCGATTATTTACGCAGTTGATTCTTCATTCAGATGAACCCGCTGGATCTACGATGAGAGGGAATCTGGCAGTTTTTGATGTGCACAGACTAAGGATGTAAAGGGGGATCTTATATTGTTGAAATATTTACATGAAGCGGCGAATGTGAAGCCGACGAAGAGACAGCTGGGATGGTTTGAGATGGAGATGTATGCATTTATCCATTTTGGACCGAATACATTTACAGACAGAGAATGGGGTGATGGAACGGAGAAGGAATCCGTCTTTAATCCAAAAAATCTGGATTGCAATCAATGGGTCCGGGCAATTAAGCAAGCCGGTATGAAAGGCATGATTTTGACGGCGAAACATCACGATGGATTCTGTCTGTGGCCTTCAAAACACACGGAGCACTCTGTGAAAAACAGTCCTTATCAAGGGGATGTAGTGCAGGAAGCAGCCGAGGCCTGCCGGCGCGGCGGTATTAAATTTGGCTTTTACCTGTCCCCATGGGACAGGAACAGTAAATACTATGGAACACCCGAATATAATGACTATTTTTGCAGCCAGCTCGAAGAGTTGCTGACGGGGTATGGAGATATCTTTTGCGTGTGGTTTGACAATGCCTGTGGAGAAGGGTTAAATGGCAAAAAACAGGTCTATGACTTTCCAAGATATATTAACCTGATCCGGAAATATCAGCCGGAAGCCGTGATTTTCAATGATTTCGGACCAGATGTCCGCTGGTGCGGAAATGAAGTCGGAACGGCACGTCATGCAGAATGGGCAGTTGTTCCGTCCGAACTTTGCTTTCATAGTGAAGTCCAGACAGGACCGGGACCGATGGCAGAAGATGGAGATCTTTCGTATCTCTATAATACAGACCAATATCTCGGTTCCATGCCAAATATCCTATATTCCAGGGGCCTGACATTTACTCCCGCGGAGATTAACATGTCGATACGGCCTGGGTGGTTCTGGCACGAGAATGAGGGACCACATTCTCTGCAGAGACTATTTTCGACGTACCTGACCAGTGCAGGTGCAAATAGCTGTCTGAATCTGAATATTCCGCCCAATCAGGATGGACTGATCGATGAACGGGATGTGGAGCGTCTTCGGGAATTTGGTGATTTGATATATCGGGAATTTGGTCAGGAACTTCTCTGTGATGTAAAAAAGGAAGATGAACCGTTGACACAGCCGGTATATACGATCACACTGGAACATCCGGCCGATGAAATACGATATGTGGTTCTGCGCGAAGAGATTTCACAGGGACAGAGGGTGGAAAACTTCCGTATTCTGGCAGAATCCGCAGGAAAAGGTCAATATCCGCTCTATCAGGGGACCTGTATCGGACATAAGAAAATCTGCCAGCTGCAGGATCCTTTTGCAGGACAAAATCCTCTGCTGGATGACAGTGAAGAAAAGATAACTAAAATTAAGGTGCAGATTACAGCTGCAAGAGATGAAGTATTCATAAGAGACATCAAGGTATACGGATGATACGAGGATTGCACAAGTAAAGATTCAGGCATAATGGAGGAATGGATGATAGAAAAATCTGTAAGGCCGGTAAAACTATCGAATATTAGAATTAATGATGAATTTTGGGGCAGTTATATCAAGCTGGTGCGAGAGCAGGTGATTCCCTATCAGTGGGAAGCTTTAAATGACCGCGTTGAAGGAGCCGATAAAAGTTACTGTATTCAGAACTTTCGGCGCGCAGCGGGTATCGAAGAAGGAGAGTTTAACGGATTTGTA comes from the Blautia liquoris genome and includes:
- a CDS encoding beta-N-acetylhexosaminidase → MYILPKPAVIEEKDGAFLLNYTAYLVLDDECSRRNWRQTQMLAEKIEEYTGFSLHLTKGQSRKGDIQIGMLHEENNPEGYYKLLIEKDRVQILGTEATVLYGIQTLLQIIEQSGALLPCLEIQDYPQLANRGFYHDATRGRVSKLSYLKKLADQMMRYKLNQLQLYMEHTYLFRDFSEVWRDDTPLTPEEIMELDDYCYDRGIELVPSISTCSHLYKLLRTKQWQDLCELDNPDQERYTGWGKQTHHTIDISNKKSLDLIKNMISEYRPLFRTEKFNICADETFDLGKGKSKEYCDQMGLGKAYVGYVKKLCEHVLSLGCTPMMWGDVILNYPEMLKEFPTETIFLNWAYHSNVTDENTRIFGDKNVKFYNCPGVSGWCRLCNDYEGAYENIRRMAEYAKENHAIGLLNTDWGDYYHTVHPEFSLIGMIYGAQFSWCENKTREELNKEISSLEFGISDRNLPELLTEINKNALFQWNELCIYQENAYDPSNLALAKDARERILKKSVEPKQFNHAQERLLEIKRQLSRIMAEVKPEHRQLLAAYEIAVDGCRYLNQLGNSIQIREDLKNEETDSEITKKDRENLKVKDQELATELEQWFYYYKRLWRSVSEESELSRIQAIMDEYCDYLRS
- a CDS encoding alpha-L-fucosidase codes for the protein MLKYLHEAANVKPTKRQLGWFEMEMYAFIHFGPNTFTDREWGDGTEKESVFNPKNLDCNQWVRAIKQAGMKGMILTAKHHDGFCLWPSKHTEHSVKNSPYQGDVVQEAAEACRRGGIKFGFYLSPWDRNSKYYGTPEYNDYFCSQLEELLTGYGDIFCVWFDNACGEGLNGKKQVYDFPRYINLIRKYQPEAVIFNDFGPDVRWCGNEVGTARHAEWAVVPSELCFHSEVQTGPGPMAEDGDLSYLYNTDQYLGSMPNILYSRGLTFTPAEINMSIRPGWFWHENEGPHSLQRLFSTYLTSAGANSCLNLNIPPNQDGLIDERDVERLREFGDLIYREFGQELLCDVKKEDEPLTQPVYTITLEHPADEIRYVVLREEISQGQRVENFRILAESAGKGQYPLYQGTCIGHKKICQLQDPFAGQNPLLDDSEEKITKIKVQITAARDEVFIRDIKVYG